CGAAAAATCCGGACCAATCAAGAATTAACTTTAAGGATCAGAAACATGAGAAAAATCTATTACTTTTGCGCCGCAGTTCTCATCTGTCTTACTCTCTTAGCATCTGCACAAGAAAATCAAGAATCAAGAGTTGAACAACTTAGAGCTCGACTTGCACCTGCCCTTGAACTCTCGATTGAAGAGCTCCAGCTTGCACTTTCAATCAAGGTTCACGAGACATTCAATGGTGCGTCCATCATTGCTGACGATGGTGAGCAAACATTTCTTGGAAAGATAGATAGTACGGTTGTAGGTGATTCCATCTTCAACGAATTGGGGCGTTACGGAAGCAAGTTTGGGGCAAAGTCTACGTGCAATGATTTTGGTCGCTACGGAGGTGAGTTTGCCACACACAGTCCTTTTAATGAGTTTACGTCATCACCACCGTTTATCGTGAAAAATGGTAAAGTAATAGGGCACCTCACTGTTAATGACTTACTGCAAGATGCAGTGGACCCAAATTGGCTCAAAATGTTCTACAAATAATCGAGACTAGCAAGGTAATGTGTCGAAGGATAATGGAGATAGTGCAATTTCTGTTGGTGAACTTGCTCGTTAGGAGGTAGCAGTCTAGAATGACACGTAACCAACAAATCTCACCGCCAGTTCCGCGGAAGTTTGTGCCTCCAAGCACCAATGAAGCGATTGAATATAAAGGTGTGCAGTACTACATCGGCGAACAAATCGGGAAGGGAGCGTTCGGGGCTGTTTTTGACTGTCGCGACGAATGGGGAAACGAGCTAGCCGCCAAAGTACTTTTGCTACGGAATCGTCCGTATGAGACAGTAAGAGAGGAATGGATTCATGAACTTAAAAATCTTCAACAGCTTCGGCACCCGCAAGTTACCTTTATCCATCAAGCGTTTGAATATCGAGATACGTTCTACCTGATTGTCGAGAAGTGTGCATTCACGTTGAAGGTTTTGATCGAAGACCCCAGCACCAACGGTTTCTTAATGGGCTCCAGTACATCCACGATCATGGATATGTTCACAAGGACTTGCATGCAGGAAATGTTTTTGTATCTCGACAGAAAGACGCAATGGTTCCAGACAAGGACCCTGTTTGGAGATTCAAGATCGGCGATTTAGGGATTAGCCGCCTTGCAGGAGATATTCGTCTCTTCAATACTATTCTTGCTCCATGGATGTTGCCCCCAGAGCACCTAAAACCTGAACAATTCGGTGCGATAGGAACACATACTGATATATATCATGTAGGCTTGCTGTTGTTAAGTCTCCTGCTGAACCAAACACTAGATTTCACGCAAGATGAGATTATTGCCGGCCGTCCGAGAGAACTTGCCGAGGGGCTATCATCAA
Above is a window of Candidatus Poribacteria bacterium DNA encoding:
- a CDS encoding protein kinase — protein: MTRNQQISPPVPRKFVPPSTNEAIEYKGVQYYIGEQIGKGAFGAVFDCRDEWGNELAAKVLLLRNRPYETVREEWIHELKNLQQLRHPQVTFIHQAFEYRDTFYLIVEKCAFTLKVLIEDPSTNGFLMGSSTSTIMDMFTRTCMQEMFLYLDRKTQWFQTRTLFGDSRSAI